In the genome of Montipora foliosa isolate CH-2021 chromosome 3, ASM3666993v2, whole genome shotgun sequence, one region contains:
- the LOC137994821 gene encoding uncharacterized protein: MCCFLFQEKVINPLKNRRSPVLLEVINSCNIKANNRTLSVVVEFQVVPNSYAVKVPPKLDHEEEDPLPQTPWLEVLVCNCNCSRYPSSANVIVEGMDPATQESCQSRTDSTDVSEEEEGSTLHVHDQLGGETQIDDETAQFTEYFALKGSSYHEDCQKTLHKCKQLQLQNKNIDLRVTPEPNNIRDKNAVIVEACIDNDWDRIGYIPKEKLRKVVVGIRNNEIQKVAFKFIGFMFIPDLNDWLYNPRVLISKVGHWLPTDASYKYNDLID; the protein is encoded by the exons ATGTGCTGCTTTCTATTTCAGGAGAAAGTGATAAATCCTCTGAAGAATCGCCGATCTCCGGTCCTTTTGGAAGTCATAAACAGTTGTAATATCAAG GCAAACAACAGAACCTTATCTGTGGTTGTAGAATTTCAAGTGGTCCCCAATTCCTATGCGGTAAAAGTTCCACCCAAGTTAGATCATGAGGAGGAGGATCCACTGCCACAGACACCTTGGCTGGAAGTTTTGGTGTGCAATTGCAATTGCTCAAGATACCCATCATCTGCAAATGTGATAGTCGAGGGAATGGATCCAGCAACACAAGAATCCTGTCAGTCTCGCACTGATTCAACTGATGTGTCTGAGGAAGAGGAAGGTAGcactctacatgtacatgatcaACTTGGTGGGGAAACTCAGATCGATGACGAAACAGCGCAATTTACCGAGTACTTTGCATTGAAAGGAAGCAGCTACCACGAGGACTGCCAGAAAACCCTGCACAAGTGTAAGCAGCTTcaattgcaaaataaaaacataGATTTACGGGTGACCCCGGAGCCTAACAACATCAGGGATAAGAATGCAGTTATAGTAGAGGCATGCATAGACAATGACTGGGACCGTATTGGTTACATCCCCAAAGAGAAGTTGAGGAAAGTTGTTGTTGGAATTAGAAACAATGAAATTCAGAAGGTGGCATTCAAGTTCATTGGATTTATGTTTATCCCAGATTTGAATGACTGGCTATACAACCCTCGTGTGCTAATTTCAAAAGTTGGTCATTGGCTTCCTACTGATGCCAGTTACAAATACAATGACCTTATTGATTAG